The following DNA comes from Streptomyces pristinaespiralis.
TGGCCAACATTCCCGAGGCGATCGAGATCGCCCAGGACGCCAGGCGCAGGCTGCCCGGTGTCTTCGTCTTCTTCGGCGGGCACAGCGTGTCCTTCGTGGCCGGCGACGTCCTGGAGCAGGCGGAGGGCGCCGTGGACGCGGTGGTCCGCGGCGAGGGGGAGACGGCGATCGGGCCGCTCCTCGACGCCGCCCGCGACGGCGGTCTGTCCTCCGTGCCCGGGGCGGTCACCCTGGAGGGCCGGGGCCCGGCGCCCACGATGCTGCACAGCATCGATTCCCCCCGCCCGGCCCGCGACCTGCTGCGGCACCGCCGCCGCTACTTCATCGGGGAGCTCGACCCGTGCGCGTCCATCGAATTCACCCGCGGCTGCCCCTGGGACTGCTCGTTCTGCTCCGCCTGGACCTTCTACGGCCGCAGTTACAGAAAAGCCTCCCCTCAGGTCGCGGCGGAGGAAATGGCCGGCATCCGGGAGCGGAACGTCTTCATCGTCGACGACGTCGCCTTCATCCGTCCCGAACACGGTGACGGGATCGCCGCGGAGCTGGAACGCCGCCGTATCCGGAAGAGCTACTACCTCGAGACACGTGCCGATGTATTGCTGCGCAACAGGGAGATCTTCGAGCGCTGGTCGCGGCTCGGTCTGAAGTACATGTTCCTTGGTATGGAGGCGATCGACGCCGAAGGGCTCGACCTCTACAGGAAACGCATCAGTCCTGATGAGAACTTCCACGCACTCGAGACGGCGCGGAAGCTCGGCATCACGGTCGCCATCAATCTGATCGTCGATCCGGCCTGGGACCGGGAAAGGTTCCGGATCGTCCGTGAATTCGCCCTGTCGGTCCCGGAGATCGTCCATCTCACCGTGATGACTCCTTATCCGGGCACGGAGATCTGGCACACCGAGGCACGGAAGCTGACGACCCGCGACTACCGGCTCTTCGACATCCAGCACGCGGTCGTGCCGACGACGCTGCCGCTCGACGAGTTCTACCGCGAACTGGTGCTCACCCAGTCGGTGATCAACCGCAAGCACCTCGGCCTGCGGACCGCGTTCGGCGCGGCGCGCATCCTGGCGGCCAACCTCGCCCGCGGCCAGACGAACTTCGCCCGGATGCTGTGGCGCTTCAACCGCGTCTACAACCCCGCGAGGCAGATGGCGGACCACGACCGTCCGGTGCGCTTCGAGCTGCCGCTGCCCCGGCACGTCGAGGTGGAGGATCGCCGGCAGCTGTACATCCACGCGAAGCCGGCGCCTCAGGGCCGTAAGGACGCCGCGCAGAACCCCGACGCCGTGCCGGAATAGGGGTCCGGGCCGACGGTGCCCGTGCTGGTCCCGGGCTCGACCACCGAGTCTCGGATAGGGTGATTTGGTATTAAATGATCCATTGGTAGTGAGGTCTCGTCTTGGACACTCACCGGCCGGCGGGCCAGGTGCCGCCCGTAGGCGCTGTCGGGTACGCGGGCGTGCTCCGCGAGCTGCTGCCGATCGCCCTGTGGCGAGAGGACGCGGACGGGCGCGTCGTCGAGTGGTCCCTGGCCGCCCAGGATCTGCTCGGGCACCGGCCCGAGGCCATCCTCGGCCGGCCGGCTTCCGACTTGCTGGTCCCGGAGGGCAACGGGCCCCTGGCCGATCAGCTGACGCGGCGCGTCCACGCCGGGGAGACCGTGGTCGGAACCCTTTCGGTGCGCCACCGCGACGGGCACCGGGTGACGATGGAGATGTGGATCGTCCCGGCCGCCGACGCGCAGGGACGGGCTGGAGCCCTGCTGATCGCCGTGGAGACCTCGCAGGTGCTCCGTATGCGGGAATCGCTCGCGGCGCTGGAGAGTCTCTTCACCCAGTCGCCCATCGGTCTGGCCACCCTCGGCACCGATCTGCGCTTCCTGCGCGTCAACGATGCCCTGGCCCGGATGAACGGTGTCTCCCCCGCCGAGCATCTGGGCAAGCGGCTGACGGAAGTGGTGCCCGGCGTCAACGCCGCGTCCCTCGAAGCGATGATGCAGGAAGTTCTCGACCGGGGCGCCGCCCTCGTCGACGTCCGCCGTACGGGCCGGACGTCGGCGGACCCCGACCGGGACCGGACCTGGTCCTGCTCGTACGCCCCGCTGGTCGACGGCTCCGGCCGGACGCTCGGGCTGATCGCCTCCCTCATCGACATCACGGAGGAACAGCGCGCCGAGAACGAGGCCGAGCGCGCCCGGCGCCGCTTCGCCCTGCTCGCGGAGGCCGGGACCCGTATCGGCACCACCTTGGACCTCCTGCAGACCGCCGAGGAGGTGGTGCAGGTGCTGGTGCCCCAGCTCGCCGACTCGGCCGACGTACAGCTCCTCGAGGAGCTCATCGAACCGGACGAGTCCGCGGCGTCCACGCGCGGTGTGGTCCGCCGCATGGCCGCGGCCTTCCCCGAGCCGTCCGCCCCCACGGCGAAACTGGTGCCCGGCATGACGTCCCGGATCCCGGACGGCTCCCTGTACGAACGGGTCATCGCGGACGGGCGTCCGACCAACCTGTACCGCTCCGACGTGCCGGCGCTGATCACCGACCCCCGGGCCGACGATTTGCGCGCGTACCTCAAGACCCTGGGCTCGGCCCGGCTGATCCCCCTGGTCGCCCGGGGCAAGGTGCTCGGGGCGGTCGTGGTGACGCGGCTCAGTACGAACGAGCCCTTCGACGAGCAGGACTGCGTACTCATCGACGAGCTCGTCGCGCGGGCGGCGCTGAACATCGACAACGCGCTCATGTACACCCGTCAGCGCGCGGCGGCCCTCACTCTGCAGCGCAGCCTGACGAACAGCGAGCTCCCCACGGTCAGCGGCCTCGAACTCACCGGCCGCTACCTGCCCGCCAGCGAGCATGATGTCGGCGGCGACTGGTTCGACGTCATCACGCTGCCCGACGGCAGGACCGGACTGGTCATCGGAGACGTCATGGGGCACGGCATCCACGCCGCGGCCGTCATGGGACAGCTGCGCACCGCGGTGCGCACGCTCGCCCGCAGCGACATCCCACCGGCACAGGTGCTCCGCTCCCTCGACGCCGTGGTGGCCGACATGGGGCAGGACGAGATGGCGACCTGCGTCTACGCCGTCCACGATCCAGTCTCCGGGGGGTGCCTGATCGCCAGAGCCGGCCACCCTCCGCCCGCCGTCGCGTCACCCGGCGGAGGGATCACCTATCTCGACGGCCCGCCGGGCACTCCGCTGGGAACGGGAGGGCGGGACTTCCGGGCCGAACAGGTCCCGCTGCCGCCCGGCAGCCTGCTGGTCCTGTACACCGACGGCCTCATCGAGGCCCGCGGCCGGGACCTCGACCAAGGCCTCGGCCAACTCGCCCACGCCCTGCGGAACCATGATCAGCAGCCGCTGGACGAGATCTGTGACGGCGTCCTCCGGCAGCTGCTGCCCGCACGGCCGCAGGACGACGTCGCGGTGCTCATGGCGCGGCCGCAGGACACGCAGGCCGGCGCCGGGGCGAGCGGCCCGTCGACGGGCGCCGGCACGGCTCACCCCGTCACGCGAGTGCGTTCACCGCGGCCGTGAACACTCCGGGGAGTCTCTCGGCCGTGGGAACGATCAGCCGGGCCAGCAGGGGCTGCTGCCGGGCCCGTACGAGGCATTCCGTCAGAAGCCGGTGCCGCCGGGTCGCGGCCTTCCAGGCGGACTCGTAGGCGGCGGGCGTGCCGCGGCGCAGATGGCCGACCAGCACTTCGGCGCCTGTCAGGGCCAGCGAGAGGCCTTCTCCGGTGAGCGCGTCGATGTATCCGGCGGCGTCCCCGACCAGCAGCACGCGACCGTGGACGCGGGCGCCGGCCATTTGCCGGAGCGGACCCGCGCCCCGCACATCCGTCACCGCCTCCCCGGCGTCCAGCCGGGCGGCCAGCGCGGGGAAGCCGGCCAACTGCGTGCCGAACGGGGAGCGCCGGGAGGTCAGCAGCGCGACGCCCACGAGCCGGGGACCGAGCGGTGTCACGTACGCCTCGCCGTGCGGACCCCAATGGACCTCGACGTACGGGGACCGTGACGGCACCGCGTAGTGCCGGCGCAGTCCGTACCGGGGCGTGCCGCTGCTGGTGGTCGTCAGCCCGAGCGACCGTCTGACCGGCGAGTGGAGGCCGTCCGCGGCGATCAGCCATCTGGCGCGCAGGCCGGTTCCGCACGCGGTGACACCCGTGGCGTCCTGACGCACCCCTTTGACCCGGAGGGGCAGGACGGGGACTCCCTCGTCGACGACCGCCGTGTGGAGGGCCATGTGCAGACCGGTGCGGCGCACGCCGAGGCCGTGACCTTGCCGGAACGCGGCCTCGACCCCGCGCGAGCCCTGCACGTAGCGGATGCCGGCGATCGGATGGCCGGGGACCTTCAGACCGAGCGCACGCAGCGCCCGGACCGCGCCGGGCATG
Coding sequences within:
- the hpnR gene encoding hopanoid C-3 methylase HpnR, translated to MRLLLIHPSALMYSEIFLRLEPLGLERVAGAAREAGHEVSVIDLQTESHTALTRLLESFRPEAIGVSLNYLANIPEAIEIAQDARRRLPGVFVFFGGHSVSFVAGDVLEQAEGAVDAVVRGEGETAIGPLLDAARDGGLSSVPGAVTLEGRGPAPTMLHSIDSPRPARDLLRHRRRYFIGELDPCASIEFTRGCPWDCSFCSAWTFYGRSYRKASPQVAAEEMAGIRERNVFIVDDVAFIRPEHGDGIAAELERRRIRKSYYLETRADVLLRNREIFERWSRLGLKYMFLGMEAIDAEGLDLYRKRISPDENFHALETARKLGITVAINLIVDPAWDRERFRIVREFALSVPEIVHLTVMTPYPGTEIWHTEARKLTTRDYRLFDIQHAVVPTTLPLDEFYRELVLTQSVINRKHLGLRTAFGAARILAANLARGQTNFARMLWRFNRVYNPARQMADHDRPVRFELPLPRHVEVEDRRQLYIHAKPAPQGRKDAAQNPDAVPE
- a CDS encoding SpoIIE family protein phosphatase, yielding MDTHRPAGQVPPVGAVGYAGVLRELLPIALWREDADGRVVEWSLAAQDLLGHRPEAILGRPASDLLVPEGNGPLADQLTRRVHAGETVVGTLSVRHRDGHRVTMEMWIVPAADAQGRAGALLIAVETSQVLRMRESLAALESLFTQSPIGLATLGTDLRFLRVNDALARMNGVSPAEHLGKRLTEVVPGVNAASLEAMMQEVLDRGAALVDVRRTGRTSADPDRDRTWSCSYAPLVDGSGRTLGLIASLIDITEEQRAENEAERARRRFALLAEAGTRIGTTLDLLQTAEEVVQVLVPQLADSADVQLLEELIEPDESAASTRGVVRRMAAAFPEPSAPTAKLVPGMTSRIPDGSLYERVIADGRPTNLYRSDVPALITDPRADDLRAYLKTLGSARLIPLVARGKVLGAVVVTRLSTNEPFDEQDCVLIDELVARAALNIDNALMYTRQRAAALTLQRSLTNSELPTVSGLELTGRYLPASEHDVGGDWFDVITLPDGRTGLVIGDVMGHGIHAAAVMGQLRTAVRTLARSDIPPAQVLRSLDAVVADMGQDEMATCVYAVHDPVSGGCLIARAGHPPPAVASPGGGITYLDGPPGTPLGTGGRDFRAEQVPLPPGSLLVLYTDGLIEARGRDLDQGLGQLAHALRNHDQQPLDEICDGVLRQLLPARPQDDVAVLMARPQDTQAGAGASGPSTGAGTAHPVTRVRSPRP
- a CDS encoding NAD(P)/FAD-dependent oxidoreductase, producing MSPTHDLLVVGGGPAGLATALHAVRAGFDVVVAEPRGAPIDKACGEGLMPGAVRALRALGLKVPGHPIAGIRYVQGSRGVEAAFRQGHGLGVRRTGLHMALHTAVVDEGVPVLPLRVKGVRQDATGVTACGTGLRARWLIAADGLHSPVRRSLGLTTTSSGTPRYGLRRHYAVPSRSPYVEVHWGPHGEAYVTPLGPRLVGVALLTSRRSPFGTQLAGFPALAARLDAGEAVTDVRGAGPLRQMAGARVHGRVLLVGDAAGYIDALTGEGLSLALTGAEVLVGHLRRGTPAAYESAWKAATRRHRLLTECLVRARQQPLLARLIVPTAERLPGVFTAAVNALA